In the Bdellovibrionales bacterium CG10_big_fil_rev_8_21_14_0_10_45_34 genome, CACCTTTAGTGTTAACAAGCGGCCCACCTGAGTTACCAGGGTTGATGCTCGCATCCGTTTGTATAAACGGTACTGCGTTGAGATCCTGAATCCGCCTGCCAATCGCTGAGACAATTCCTTTTGATACGCTAAAAGTGTGACCATAAGGATTACCAAACGCCGCTACCCACTGGCCGACTTCAACCTTAGAGCTTTCTCCTAACTTAAGAACGGGCAATTTTGTTTTCACTTTAATCTTGATAAGTGCGATGTCAGAAAGCGGGTCTCTACCCACCAGCTCTGCATCAATCAATTTTTCTCGGTCGTTAAGCAGCTGCACTCTAATCGCATCGGCGCCGTCAACAACGTGATTGTTTGTCACAATAAGACCGTCTTCTTCGATAATAAATCCAGATCCCATCGAGCGGGGCATCTCTTTAGGAGCCCCTCCTCGAGGTGCTCCGCTACCTGGAGGCGGCATAAGAGGACGGCCAAAAAACTGCTCGAAGAACTGAAAGTACGGATCGTTCAAATAAGGTGAGCTCCCCTGACGCACTGTCTGTGCTGTGGCAATGCTAACTACGGCTGGATTGGAATGTTTCGCAAGTTCAACAAATGCATTCTCTGGTAGGGGATCTCCAAACTTCATTGCCGGCTGCTCTAGCCCCGCACTTTGCACAGAGGCGCCTTCCTCAGAAAAATAAAGCGTGCAGGCGGTAGCTAGAAAAACCAAAGATGTTGTGAGAAAAGTTTTTATGCTAACAGTGCGAGATAACATAGCGTTGTTCCTCCGTCTGGTTAGATTCTAAACAGATATACATCTGTAGAACTGTTGAAAAGTAAAACTTTTGAGAAATACTCCAAATCTTACGTTTGATAAAGAGACTTAGAAACAATTTTAGAAATCAGGCACTCACGGCTTCTATCACTGCTTTTTTGAAACATAGTGAACTTGTAGATCAGAGACGAGGCGGGTCAAGAGTTCCTGCTCATCGGCCGACAAGTTGCCCACTGTTTTGTCTTTAAGCACAACTAAAAGATCAATGTTAAATCTCGCCATAGACAGATCAACGCGAGTTTTGCCACTCTCCGGGTGAGGGCTCATACCAAGTGCCATCGCCGCCGAGGAGGCTATTGAAAGGGCTAACGTTGATAAGTTGGCTTCAATTTGATTGAGCGGATTTTGACTGTCATCTGTCGACATGCGGTTTCACCTTTTGTTTCTGTTTTAAGCAATTCTACTTAATTCTACCTATTGAGATTTAGAGCTAGTAACAGTTGCCGCTTAAATTGCAAGAGGCGTGCAGTTCAGTCAAACGGGATATCGCCCAATGAGACTTTTAATTCTCTCAGAAGTTTCGGGTGCTGGCTGGATACTTCGAGTGCGAGATGTTGAAAGAGAGGGATTTACTAAAAAGAGATGATAAATACTTTCTGGAGCTGCAACCGGAATGGCCTCTTTGTAACGCTCTAGCTTTTCAAGCGCTTGAGAATAAATGAGCGATGACGCGCCCCATTCAACTGCTCGGCGGTCTAGTTCAAAATACCGCGACTTTCTAATGAGAATGCGAAGCAGTGCGGCAATCACTGGCTGCACAAGTTTACGAAAAAACAGTGGTTGTTCTAGTCGCGGGTTAAACGGCTTAATGAGATTACCTAAAGTGATATCAACAATGCTCGCCGGTAGATAAAACAAATTAGTAAGGCTTGTCGCTGCATCCAAAACCCCTAGTGGGCCTTGTCGAATCCAGCTCATGGCCGCCAGGAGCACCGCATCTCTCTCTTCTTTAGTCAGTTTTTTAAGCAGCGGCTCCGAAACCACCATGATCAGCGATCTCGTGGAATGCCCGTCGACAACAAGGAATGGCGTTTTGAGCTGGCTCAAATAAATTTGCGGAGCGGGGACCTTCGTCAACTTAGCAAGCTCAGCCACTTTGCTCCTTAGTCCCCAACTGTCTTGACCTTCGACGGGTTTTGCATCGAGCCAACGCAGGATTTGCTCACGAGTGAGGTACAGGGCAAGAAAAGTAAGAATAAAACCCAAAATGAGACCAGCAAGCAGGCCTTGCCTGTCGGCGAAGGAGTAGCCTGCAACTAAAAAGAATAAATTTATAAGAAATAATATTCGCCAACGTTTAAGATCAGTTCTCATGTCTATAGAGTTTAGTGAGCGATAATTGTATTTTGCAAGGTCGGTTTTTAATTGGGATACTCAAATGTCAGGGTAAATAGATTTGGGGGTTGTAGTGATTAAGCAGTTTAGGGTGGTAACATGAGTTCAACATTTAGCGATCGAATTCTTGGTGAAGTTTCAAAAGTGGTGATCGGCCAAAAAGAAATGCTTGAAGGCATTCTTATCGGCCTACTAACAGGCGGGCACGTTCTCTTAGAAGGCGTTCCGGGTTTAGCAAAGACACTCACGATCTCGAGTATCTCAAAAGCGATTTCACTTGGGTTTCAAAGAATTCAATTTACTCCGGACCTACTTCCGTCTGATTTGATAGGTACGATGATCTTTAACCAAAAGACTGGCGACTTTACGGCCAGAAAAGGACCAATCTTTACCAATATTGTCCTTGCTGATGAGATCAATCGAGCTCCTGCAAAAGTGCAAAGTGCGCTTCTTGAGGCGATGGCAGAGAGACAAGTAACTATTGGCGAGACAACCTATATTTTAGAAACACCGTTTCTCGTTCTTGCAACTCAAAATCCTTTAGAGCAAGAAGGAACATATCCGCTACCAGAAGCCCAAATGGATCGCTTTATGTTTAAGCTCTTAGTAACTTATCCTTCAAAAAGTGAAGAGATGAAAATTTTAGAGAACATGAGCAGAGAGCAAGCTCCTTCCATCTCGACTGTCGTCTCTAAAGAGGAGTTGCTTGAAGCAAGATCTGCGGTGAATCGCGTTTATATCGACGAAAAGGTTAAGCGATATATTGTTGAGCTTGTGATGGCTACGCGAAGCCCTTCGGAGCACGGCCTAGGTAGACTCACTCATCTTATTAGTCTTGGTGGCTCTCCGCGAGCTACAATCAATCTGACTCGTGCAGCACTGGCCCATGCCTTTTTACGAGGTAAGGATTTTACAACAATCGATAACGTAAAAGCGATTGCGAAAGATGTTCTTCGGCACCGAATTATTTTAACCTATGAAGCTGAGGCAGAAGGTGTGACAGTCGATGAAGTGATTTCAGAAATCTTAGGTGAGATCGAGATTGCGTGAAACAAGAAGTTTCTCAAGAAGTTCTTAAACAGATCAAGCTCATTGAGCTGAAAAGCCGAAAACTTGTGAACACCCTCTTTGGCGGGGAGTACAAGACGAGCTTTAAAGGTCAAGGCATGACCTTTTCTGAATTTCGCGAGTATGTTCCGGGCGACGATGTTCGCCACATCTCATGGACGTTGACCGCCCGCACGGGGCGG is a window encoding:
- a CDS encoding DUF1844 domain-containing protein, with product MSTDDSQNPLNQIEANLSTLALSIASSAAMALGMSPHPESGKTRVDLSMARFNIDLLVVLKDKTVGNLSADEQELLTRLVSDLQVHYVSKKQ
- a CDS encoding ATPase, which encodes MSSTFSDRILGEVSKVVIGQKEMLEGILIGLLTGGHVLLEGVPGLAKTLTISSISKAISLGFQRIQFTPDLLPSDLIGTMIFNQKTGDFTARKGPIFTNIVLADEINRAPAKVQSALLEAMAERQVTIGETTYILETPFLVLATQNPLEQEGTYPLPEAQMDRFMFKLLVTYPSKSEEMKILENMSREQAPSISTVVSKEELLEARSAVNRVYIDEKVKRYIVELVMATRSPSEHGLGRLTHLISLGGSPRATINLTRAALAHAFLRGKDFTTIDNVKAIAKDVLRHRIILTYEAEAEGVTVDEVISEILGEIEIA
- a CDS encoding serine protease MucD; this encodes MLSRTVSIKTFLTTSLVFLATACTLYFSEEGASVQSAGLEQPAMKFGDPLPENAFVELAKHSNPAVVSIATAQTVRQGSSPYLNDPYFQFFEQFFGRPLMPPPGSGAPRGGAPKEMPRSMGSGFIIEEDGLIVTNNHVVDGADAIRVQLLNDREKLIDAELVGRDPLSDIALIKIKVKTKLPVLKLGESSKVEVGQWVAAFGNPYGHTFSVSKGIVSAIGRRIQDLNAVPFIQTDASINPGNSGGPLVNTKGEVIAVNAAIDARAQGIGFAIPIDHVKSILPQLKSAGKVTYGYLGVYLDSVTPELNAADDTITVDEGAILLDIAKEGPADKAGLKSLDVVTRFDGRRVTSAADLANMVKTTPIGKKVDVEVVRGGKALKKTLTVEAAPETPQQMQGRSQGQGQRLPPGTDAPYELGFRVKKLTDQLARQYGLPAGAPQGLVIVGVAQNSPAARSGLRPGDILLSINKKNVLSESDLRGAIRQSRNVLKIWSNGRMSLVII